CCAATTTCTAGTTACACTTGATCTCAAGTATTGCAAATTTGAGGGAGAGTTGCAAGTTAATTTGGGATCTCTAAAGAAGTTATCACTTTACCGTGTTCATATGAGTGATGAAAATTTCCAAAGATTTATATTTGGATGTCCTTCCTTGCAAGAACTGGTTATTGCGGATCTTTATTGGCCGAATAACCTAAGTTTTAGTGCTCCAAACATTGAGAAACTATCTCTTTTGCTTAATGAGGGTATTCAATTACAATCGAGTTATCCTTTCTCGCTTAATCTCCCCAACCTTAAAAGTTTGTATTTGAAAATCGGCTTTTGGGAACTAAACATCATTGACGTTTCATCTGTTCGTGATATCTACGTCAAATATTTTAAAGTTCGTGTCAAGTATAATGACTTACAATCATTTACAACCAAAAAAATGTTCGAAAAACTTGAAAATATTGAAGTTTTTCAACTGTCGAAGGATGCTTCTAAGGTATGTACTTCACCTTTCTTCTCATGTTTTTCATTTTTGTATCGATGCAACGATGATTGAGAAATTATTGTGACTACTAATTTAATGTCCATTCCCTTCCATTTCAGCCATTCCTCTATGCATTACAAGATGTACAACTTTTACGACATAAATGGAAGCGTATAGTTTTGGAATTGCAGGAGCTCTCTAACAGCTGCCTTTCAGGGATCTATTATTTGATGACA
This sequence is a window from Silene latifolia isolate original U9 population chromosome 8, ASM4854445v1, whole genome shotgun sequence. Protein-coding genes within it:
- the LOC141594129 gene encoding putative F-box/LRR-repeat protein At5g41630, whose translation is MKLRPEKQICSSKEDRDRLSELPDDLIVRILSCLPTIDAVRTVLLRRFGNLWTFIHTLKFDYSDYLKKFFNCERRMMSFRCFIRNVLRLHQNPSINTFNLSIVFDKAAVNDLREWFKFALDRQAKEISLYDGYVFNIDCSSMLPNLTSQFLVTLDLKYCKFEGELQVNLGSLKKLSLYRVHMSDENFQRFIFGCPSLQELVIADLYWPNNLSFSAPNIEKLSLLLNEGIQLQSSYPFSLNLPNLKSLYLKIGFWELNIIDVSSVRDIYVKYFKVRVKYNDLQSFTTKKMFEKLENIEVFQLSKDASKVCTSPFFSCFSFLYRCNDD